The genomic region GCCATCCGCGCGCAGCGCGGTGACCTCGACGGCGCGGTGGCCGCGCTGGACCTGGTGCCGCAGACCAGCGGCGCGTACATCCGGTCCCGCCGGCTGCGAGCCGGTCTGCTGGCAGGATCAGGCCGTGGCCTGGCCGCGCTGGCCGAAGCCATGAACAGTATCGAAGCCCTGACGATCGACCCGGTGGACCGGGCGAACCTGTCGGCGAACGTGTTCCTGAGCGCGCTGGAGGTGGTCCGGAGAGCGGGATCGGACCCGCAACTGCGCATCTCGGGACGCGCCGCGACGGAGCCGGAGCTGCGGGACGGCCTGGAGGCCGCCTACCGTGAGCTCGCCGGCCACGCCCGCAGCCGGGAGGAACGGATCGCCCTGGTCGACCTGGCCAACGAGGTTCGAGGATGGACGTTGCGATGACGAGTACGACCCGGACGGTCTGCCCCACCTGCGGCGGACCGGTCTCCGACGCCGACAGGTACTGCGAAACCTGTGGTGCCGAGCTGAAGCCGGCCACGCCCAGCACGCCCGCACTCGACACCGACACGGAGCCCACCATCGAGCTGAACCCCAAAGCCGGGACCGCCGCGACCGCCGCTGCTCCCGGCCCCTGCCGCTCCTGCGGAGGCAAAGTCGGTGCCGAGGGCTACTGCGAGACCTGCGGCACCAAGGCCGCCAAGCCCCGCGACCACTTCACCGAGCAGCCCGCGCCCTGGGTCGCCGCCGTCTGTGACCGGGGCATCCGGCACAGCCGCAACGAGGACGCCGTGGCGATCGCCGCCGAGCAGGAGCCCGGCAGTCGCGCCCTGCTGGTGGTCTGCGACGGGGTGAGCTCGTCGCTCGACTCCGACGTGGCCAGCCTGGCCGCCGCCCGCGCCGCCCGCGACGTCCTGGTGGCCGGCAACGCGCAGGGCATGGGGACCGAGGCGTCCCGGGCCGCCGCGATCGTCGCGCGGCTCAACGCGGCCGCCGACGCCGCCAGCGAAGCCGTGCTGGCCAACACCAGCCCGGACAGCCCGAACCCGGCGTCCTGCACGTTCGTCGCCGCGGTGCTGGAGGACGGGTTGCTGGTGACCGGCGTCGTGGGTGACAGCCGCGCGTACTGGTTCCCGGACGGCGCCGAGGCCGTCGCGCTCACCGTGGACGACTCCTGGGCCGCCGAGCTGATCGCCACCGGCGTACCGCGGCACGAGGCCGAGAACGGTCCGCAGGGACATGCCATCACCCGCTGGCTGGGCAAGGACGCGCCGGACCACACCCCACGGACCACCACACTGCGGGTGCAGCAGCCGGGCTGGCTTCTGGTCTGCTCGGACGGCCTGTGGAACTACTGCTCCGAAGCGGCTCCGCTGGGCGACCTGGTCCGTCAGACCGCTGCGGCCAACGGCAACGACCCGCTGGCCACCTCGTCCGCACTGGTCGACTGGGCCAACGCCCAGGGCGGCCAGGACAACATCACCGTCGCACTCGCGCGGCTGTAACGACACCGCCGGACCGAAAGGAACGCCACGAGATGGCCGAGTTCTCCGCCACCGTCTACCAGAACGAGTTCCTGCCCGACGGCGGCACCGACGTGCACGCGATCGTGACCGTGGCCTGCTCCGGCGCCGGCGCGGCCGGGCAGTCCGGCGCCGGTGACGCCGGTGAGATCATCATCGTCGACACCTCCGGCTCGATGGGCGCCGACGGTGTCCGGGCCGCCGCGTACGCCGCGCAGACCGCGCTCGACCAGATCCTCGACGGGGTCTGGTTCGCGGTGATCTCCGGCAACGACCGGGCCGAGCTCGCGTTTCCGCCGTCGGCCGAGCCGGTGATGGTCCGGATGGACCCGTACACCCGGCAGGCCGCCAAGGACGCGGTCGCCCGGTTCTACGCCGACGGCGGTACGGCGATGGGCACCTGGCTGCGGCTCGCCTCGCGGGTGTTCGCCACCGTGCCGACGCTGACCCAGAAGCACGCCATCCTGCTCACCGACGGCGAGAACCAGCACGAGTCGCCCGAGGTGCTGACCGAGACTATCGAGGCCGTCACCGGCCAGTTCCAGTGCGACTGCCGCGGCGTCGGCGTGGCCTGGCAGGTCGAGGAGGTCCGCCGGATCGCGACCGCGCTGCTCGGCACCGTCGACATCATCCCGGCGCCGGACCAGCTGGCCGCCGAGTTCCAGCGGCTGATCCAGCAGGCGATGAGCAAGGGCGTCGCCGCGGCGGACCTGCGGGTCTGGGCGCCGCAGGGCGCGCAGGTGCTGTTCGTCCGCCAGGTCGCACCGACCGTGGAGGACCTCACCGGTCGCCGGACGGAGCTGAACGCGCTGACCGGGTCGTACCCGACCGGCTCGTGGGGCGACGAGTCCCGCGACTACCACGTCGCCGTACGGCTGGCCGCGAAGGGCATCGGGCAGGAGCAGCTCGCCGCCCGGGTCCAGCTGGCCGTCGGTGAGCAGGTGCTCGCGCAGGGGCTGGTGAAGGCGTTGTGGTCGGCCGACGAGGCGCTGACCACGCGGATCAGCCCGGAGGTCGCGCACTACACCGGGCAGACCGAGCTGGCCAACGCGATCCAGGAGGGCCTGGCCGCGAAGGCCGTCGGCGACACCGCGACCGCGACCACGAAGCTCGGCCGTGCCGTCCAGCTCGCCGCCCAGACCGGCAACGAGGAGGCCACCTCGCGGCTGCGCAAGGTGGTCGACATCGAGGACCAGGACACCGGCACCGTGCGGCTGAAGCGCAGTGTCGAGAAGGTCGACGAGATGGCGCTCGACACCGCTTCGACCAAGACGACCCGGGTGAAGAAGTGACCTCGGCGACGTGCCCAAGCGGGCACCCGTCCGTCTCCACCGACTACTGCGACGTCTGCGGCCTGCCGATCGGCGCGGCCGCGACGCCGGCCGCCGCGGCGATCCCGGCTCCGGCGGCCGCTGCCCCGGCACCGGCGCCGGCCACCCAGGCCTGCCCGAACTGCTCGGAGCCGGCCGCCCCGGACGCGCTGTTCTGCGAGAGCTGCGGCTACGACTTCACCACCGGCACGATGCCCCGGCCGGCCTCGTCGCTCGACCTCGACCCGGTGTCGCCGCCGCCGGTGCCACCCGCGCCCCAGGAGGTCGCCGACTGGGTGGTGGAGCGCTGGGTCGACCCCGACTGGTACGCCGTGCAGCAGAGCGACGACCCGTGCCCGTCTCCCGGCCTGCCGGTCGTCGTACCGCTGAGCGCGAAGAGTGTGCTGGTCGGCCGGCCGTCCCGCAGTCGCGGCATCACCCCCGAGATCGACTGCGGTGACGACACCGGAGTCAGCCGCCGCCAGGCCCAGCTGACCACGGACGGGCAGCGCTGGTGGGTCGAGGACCTGCAGTCGTCCAACGGCACCTTCGTCGGCCCTTCCTCCGGTCCGCTGCCCGAGGACCCGCTGCCCCCGGGCCAGCGTCGCGAGCTGAACGCCGACGACCGCATCTACGTCGGCGCCTGGACCCGCCTGGTCGTCCGCAAGGCCACCCCGGAGGAACAAGCCGGCCAGGCCTGAGCGGGACCGTGCCTTCGAGGACCTTCTAAGTGTTTGCCGCGCGCCGCACTCGGCGGCTGAGATCGGTGGTGGATCCGTCCACCACCGAAAGGCGAACCTGTGAAGCGAAATCTCTACCGCGCCGCCGCCGCGACCGCCGTCCTGGCCGCCGGCACCGTTGTTTCCGTCCAGCCGGCCTCGGCCGCCAACGACAGCTGGAACGCACCCCGGCTGAATCCCGAGCGCAGCACGTTCTGCAGGACCTACTCCTGGTGGTTCGAGGGGTTCCAGATGACAGGCACCAGCAACAACGGCACGTACGGCACGTGGGCCATCAGCGACATCCGCGACGACCCGCACCAGACCGCCTTCGACGCCGCGTTCTACGCCAACGGGCGGATCACCTGGGTCACCTGGTACTGCTGAACATCGGTGCCATCGCGGAAGGAAGTCTTCCGCGATGGCTCCTAACCTGAGGGCATGACGAACAGCAGCGAGATCCAGGCCTTCCGCATCGACATCCCGCAGCCCGAGCTCGACGATCTCCGGGCCCGGCTGCGCAACACCCGCTGGCCGGCGGCGCCGCGGGTCGACGACTGGAGCCGGGGCGTGCCGACCGGTTACCTGCGCGACCTCGCGGCGTACTGGGCGGACGAGTACGACTGGCGCGCCGAGGAGGCGCGGCTGAACGAGATCCCGCAGTACGTGACCGAGATCGACGGCCAGCGGATCCACTTCCTGCACCAGGAGTCGCCCGAGCCGGACGCGGTGCCGTTGGTGCTCACCCACGGCTGGCCCGGCTCGCCGGTCGAGTTCGCGCAGGTGGTCAGCCGGCTGAGCAACCCCCGCGCGTACGGCGGCGACCCGGCCGACGCCTTCCACGTCGTCGTGCCGTCGCTGCCCGGCTACGGGTTCTCGAACCCGATCGGCCCGGCGGGATTCAACCTGTTCGCGGTCGCGGGAATGTGGGCGGAGCTGATGAGCCGGCTCGGCTACGAGCGGTTCGCGGCGCACGGCGGCGACGCCGGCGCGGGCGTGACCGGCATGCTGCCGTTCGTGGCGCCGGGCCGGGTGATCGGGATGCACCTGGCCGCGGTGA from Kribbella flavida DSM 17836 harbors:
- a CDS encoding vWA domain-containing protein — translated: MAEFSATVYQNEFLPDGGTDVHAIVTVACSGAGAAGQSGAGDAGEIIIVDTSGSMGADGVRAAAYAAQTALDQILDGVWFAVISGNDRAELAFPPSAEPVMVRMDPYTRQAAKDAVARFYADGGTAMGTWLRLASRVFATVPTLTQKHAILLTDGENQHESPEVLTETIEAVTGQFQCDCRGVGVAWQVEEVRRIATALLGTVDIIPAPDQLAAEFQRLIQQAMSKGVAAADLRVWAPQGAQVLFVRQVAPTVEDLTGRRTELNALTGSYPTGSWGDESRDYHVAVRLAAKGIGQEQLAARVQLAVGEQVLAQGLVKALWSADEALTTRISPEVAHYTGQTELANAIQEGLAAKAVGDTATATTKLGRAVQLAAQTGNEEATSRLRKVVDIEDQDTGTVRLKRSVEKVDEMALDTASTKTTRVKK
- a CDS encoding FHA domain-containing protein, with translation MTSATCPSGHPSVSTDYCDVCGLPIGAAATPAAAAIPAPAAAAPAPAPATQACPNCSEPAAPDALFCESCGYDFTTGTMPRPASSLDLDPVSPPPVPPAPQEVADWVVERWVDPDWYAVQQSDDPCPSPGLPVVVPLSAKSVLVGRPSRSRGITPEIDCGDDTGVSRRQAQLTTDGQRWWVEDLQSSNGTFVGPSSGPLPEDPLPPGQRRELNADDRIYVGAWTRLVVRKATPEEQAGQA
- a CDS encoding PP2C family serine/threonine-protein phosphatase — translated: MTSTTRTVCPTCGGPVSDADRYCETCGAELKPATPSTPALDTDTEPTIELNPKAGTAATAAAPGPCRSCGGKVGAEGYCETCGTKAAKPRDHFTEQPAPWVAAVCDRGIRHSRNEDAVAIAAEQEPGSRALLVVCDGVSSSLDSDVASLAAARAARDVLVAGNAQGMGTEASRAAAIVARLNAAADAASEAVLANTSPDSPNPASCTFVAAVLEDGLLVTGVVGDSRAYWFPDGAEAVALTVDDSWAAELIATGVPRHEAENGPQGHAITRWLGKDAPDHTPRTTTLRVQQPGWLLVCSDGLWNYCSEAAPLGDLVRQTAAANGNDPLATSSALVDWANAQGGQDNITVALARL